In Fusobacterium canifelinum, a genomic segment contains:
- the rplL gene encoding 50S ribosomal protein L7/L12, whose protein sequence is MAFNKEQFIADLEAMTVLELKELVSALEEHFGVTAAAPVAVAAAGGATEAAEEKTEFDVVLKNAGGNKIAVIKEVRAITGLGLKEAKDLVDNGGVIKEAAPKDEANAIKEKLTAAGAEVEVK, encoded by the coding sequence ATGGCATTTAATAAAGAACAATTTATAGCTGATTTAGAAGCTATGACAGTATTAGAATTAAAAGAATTAGTATCTGCTTTAGAAGAACACTTTGGAGTAACTGCTGCTGCACCAGTAGCTGTAGCTGCTGCAGGAGGAGCTACAGAAGCTGCTGAAGAAAAAACTGAATTTGATGTAGTATTAAAGAATGCAGGTGGAAACAAAATAGCTGTAATTAAAGAAGTTAGAGCTATCACTGGTTTAGGATTAAAAGAAGCTAAAGACTTAGTTGATAATGGTGGAGTAATTAAAGAAGCTGCACCAAAAGATGAAGCTAATGCAATAAAAGAAAAATTAACAGCTGCAGGAGCAGAAGTAGAAGTAAAATAG
- the rpoC gene encoding DNA-directed RNA polymerase subunit beta' yields MGIRSFEKIRIKLASPEKILEWSHGEVTKPETINYRTLNPEKDGLFCEVIFGPTKDWECSCGKYKRMRYKGLVCEKCGVEVTRAKVRRERMGHITLASPVSHIWYSKGSPNKMSLIIGISSKELESVLYFARYIVTSSQEQTVEVGKILTEKEYKLLKQLYGNKFEAYMGADGILKLLTAIDLEKLRDELENELVDANSAQKRKKLVKRLKIVRDFIASGNRPEWMILTNVPVIPAELRPMVQLDGGRFATSDLNDLYRRVINRNNRLKKLLEIRAPEIVVKNEKRMLQEAVDALIDNGRRGKPVVAQNNRELKSLSDMLKGKQGRFRQNLLGKRVDYSARSVIVVGPSLKMNQCGIPKKMALELYKPFIMRELVRRELANNIKMAKKLVEESDDKVWAVIEDVIADHPVLLNRAPTLHRLSIQAFQPVLIEGKAIRLHPLVCSAFNADFDGDQMAVHLTLSPESMMEAKLLMFAPNNIISPSSGEPIAVPSQDMVMGCFYMTKERPGEKGEGKLFSNIEQVITAYQNEKVGTHALIKVRMNGELVETTPGRVLFNEILPEIDRNYHKTYGKGEIKALIKSLYEVHGFTETAELINRIKNFGYHYGTFAGVSVGIEDLEVPPKKKDLLNKADKEVAQIDKDYKSGKIINEERYRKTIEVWSRTTEAVTKAMMDNLDEFNPVYMMATSGARGNVSQMRQLAGMRGNMADTQGRTIEVPIKANFREGLTVLEFFMSSHGARKGLADTALRTADSGYLTRRLVDISHEVIVNEEDCHTHEGIEVEALVGANGKIIEKLSERINGRVLAEDLVHKGKKIAKRNTMIHKELLDKIEELGIKKVKIRSPLTCALEKGVCQKCYGMDLSNYNEILLGEAVGVVAAQSIGEPGTQLTMRTFHTGGVAGAATVVNSKKAENDGEVSFRDIKTIEIDGEDVVVSQGGKIIIADNEHEVDSGSVIRVKEGQKVKEGAVLVTFDPYHIPIISSHDGKVQYRHFTPKNIRDEKYDVHEYLVVRSVDSVDSEPRVHILDKKNEKLATYNIPYGAYMMVRDGAKVKKGDIIAKIIKLGEGTKDITGGLPRVQELFEARNPKGKATLAEIDGRIEILPTKKKQMRVVNVRSLENPEEFKEYLIPMGERLVVTDGLKIKAGDKITEGAISPYDVLSIKGLVAAEQFILESVQQVYRDQGVTVNDKHIEIIVKQMFRKVRIVDSGASLFLEDEVIEKRVVDLENKKLEEEGKALIKYEPVIQGITKAAVNTGSFISAASFQETTKVLSNAAIEGKVDYLEGLKENVILGKKIPAGTGFNKYKAIKIKYNSEDKPEEE; encoded by the coding sequence ATGGGAATAAGAAGTTTTGAAAAAATTAGAATAAAATTAGCATCTCCTGAAAAAATATTAGAATGGTCTCATGGGGAAGTAACAAAACCTGAAACTATAAATTATAGAACACTAAATCCAGAAAAAGATGGGTTATTTTGTGAAGTAATATTTGGACCAACAAAAGATTGGGAATGTTCTTGTGGAAAATATAAAAGAATGAGATATAAAGGCTTAGTTTGTGAAAAATGTGGAGTTGAAGTAACAAGAGCTAAGGTTAGAAGAGAAAGAATGGGACATATAACTCTAGCTTCTCCTGTTTCTCATATTTGGTATTCAAAAGGAAGTCCAAATAAAATGTCTTTAATTATTGGTATCTCATCAAAAGAATTGGAATCAGTTCTATATTTTGCAAGATATATAGTAACTTCTAGCCAAGAACAAACTGTTGAAGTTGGAAAAATATTAACAGAAAAAGAATACAAATTATTAAAACAATTATATGGAAATAAGTTTGAAGCATATATGGGAGCAGATGGAATTTTAAAACTCCTTACAGCTATTGACTTAGAAAAATTAAGAGATGAATTAGAAAATGAATTGGTAGATGCTAATTCAGCTCAAAAAAGAAAGAAACTTGTAAAAAGATTAAAAATAGTTAGAGATTTTATAGCTTCTGGAAATAGACCTGAATGGATGATACTTACAAATGTTCCTGTAATTCCAGCAGAACTTAGACCAATGGTTCAACTTGATGGTGGAAGATTTGCAACTTCAGATTTAAATGATTTGTACAGAAGAGTTATAAATAGAAATAACAGACTTAAAAAACTATTAGAAATAAGAGCTCCAGAAATTGTTGTAAAAAATGAAAAAAGAATGTTACAAGAAGCAGTAGATGCTCTTATTGACAATGGTAGAAGAGGTAAACCAGTAGTTGCTCAAAATAATAGAGAATTAAAATCTTTATCTGATATGTTAAAAGGAAAACAAGGAAGATTTAGACAAAACCTACTAGGAAAAAGAGTTGACTATTCAGCAAGATCGGTTATAGTTGTTGGTCCTTCTTTAAAGATGAACCAATGTGGTATACCTAAGAAAATGGCTCTTGAATTGTATAAACCATTTATAATGAGAGAGTTAGTAAGAAGAGAATTAGCTAACAATATTAAAATGGCTAAAAAATTAGTTGAAGAATCAGATGATAAAGTTTGGGCAGTAATAGAAGATGTTATTGCAGATCACCCTGTACTTTTAAACAGAGCCCCTACATTACATAGATTATCAATACAAGCATTCCAACCTGTATTGATAGAAGGTAAAGCTATAAGATTACATCCTCTTGTTTGTTCTGCCTTCAATGCTGACTTTGATGGGGACCAAATGGCAGTACACTTAACTTTATCTCCTGAATCAATGATGGAAGCTAAACTTTTAATGTTTGCTCCTAATAATATCATTTCTCCATCTAGTGGAGAACCTATTGCAGTTCCATCTCAAGATATGGTAATGGGATGTTTCTATATGACAAAAGAAAGACCAGGAGAAAAAGGAGAAGGAAAACTATTCTCTAATATAGAACAAGTTATTACTGCTTATCAAAATGAAAAAGTGGGAACTCATGCTCTAATAAAAGTTAGAATGAATGGAGAGTTAGTTGAAACAACTCCTGGAAGAGTGTTATTTAATGAAATTTTACCAGAAATAGACAGAAATTATCATAAAACTTATGGTAAAGGGGAAATAAAAGCTTTAATTAAATCACTATATGAAGTGCATGGATTTACTGAAACAGCTGAACTTATTAACAGAATAAAGAACTTTGGATACCACTATGGTACTTTTGCAGGGGTTTCAGTAGGAATAGAAGACTTAGAAGTTCCACCTAAAAAGAAAGATTTATTGAATAAAGCAGATAAAGAAGTTGCTCAAATAGATAAAGATTATAAATCTGGAAAAATTATAAATGAAGAAAGATATAGAAAGACAATAGAAGTTTGGTCAAGAACAACTGAAGCAGTTACTAAGGCAATGATGGATAACTTGGATGAATTTAACCCAGTTTATATGATGGCAACATCAGGAGCCAGAGGTAATGTTAGCCAAATGAGACAGTTAGCTGGAATGAGAGGAAATATGGCAGATACACAAGGTAGAACCATAGAAGTTCCTATAAAAGCTAACTTTAGAGAAGGACTAACAGTATTGGAATTCTTTATGTCTTCACATGGAGCAAGAAAAGGTCTTGCCGATACAGCATTAAGAACTGCCGATTCAGGATATTTAACAAGAAGACTTGTTGATATTTCTCATGAAGTTATTGTTAATGAAGAAGATTGTCATACTCATGAAGGAATAGAAGTTGAAGCACTTGTTGGAGCAAATGGAAAGATAATTGAAAAATTAAGTGAAAGAATTAATGGTAGGGTTTTAGCAGAAGATCTTGTTCATAAAGGAAAGAAAATTGCTAAAAGAAATACTATGATTCATAAAGAGTTATTAGATAAAATTGAAGAATTAGGGATTAAAAAAGTAAAAATAAGATCTCCTTTAACTTGTGCATTAGAAAAAGGGGTTTGTCAAAAATGTTATGGTATGGACTTATCAAACTATAATGAAATCTTACTAGGAGAAGCTGTTGGAGTAGTTGCTGCTCAATCAATAGGAGAACCTGGTACTCAGCTTACAATGAGAACATTCCATACAGGAGGGGTTGCAGGAGCAGCTACTGTTGTAAATTCTAAAAAAGCTGAAAATGATGGTGAAGTATCATTTAGAGATATTAAAACTATTGAAATTGATGGTGAAGATGTAGTTGTTAGCCAAGGTGGAAAAATCATTATAGCAGATAATGAACATGAAGTTGACTCAGGTTCAGTAATAAGAGTAAAAGAAGGACAAAAGGTAAAAGAAGGAGCTGTACTTGTTACATTTGACCCTTACCATATTCCTATAATCTCATCTCATGATGGAAAAGTACAATATAGACACTTTACTCCTAAAAATATAAGAGATGAAAAATATGATGTTCATGAATATCTAGTTGTAAGATCTGTTGATAGTGTTGACTCAGAACCAAGAGTACATATACTTGATAAGAAAAATGAAAAATTAGCTACTTACAATATTCCTTATGGGGCATATATGATGGTAAGAGATGGAGCTAAAGTTAAAAAAGGTGACATCATAGCTAAGATTATCAAGTTAGGAGAAGGAACTAAGGACATCACTGGAGGTCTTCCAAGAGTACAAGAATTATTTGAAGCAAGAAATCCAAAAGGAAAGGCAACACTTGCAGAAATAGATGGAAGAATAGAAATATTACCAACTAAGAAAAAACAAATGCGTGTTGTTAATGTTAGATCATTAGAAAATCCAGAAGAATTTAAAGAATATTTAATTCCTATGGGAGAACGTCTAGTTGTTACTGATGGATTAAAGATAAAAGCTGGAGATAAGATAACAGAAGGAGCTATTTCTCCTTATGACGTATTAAGTATCAAGGGTCTTGTAGCTGCCGAACAATTTATACTTGAATCTGTACAACAAGTGTATAGAGATCAAGGAGTTACAGTTAATGATAAACATATAGAAATTATTGTTAAACAAATGTTTAGAAAAGTTAGAATAGTTGACTCTGGAGCATCTTTATTCCTTGAAGATGAAGTTATAGAAAAGAGAGTTGTAGACCTTGAAAATAAGAAATTGGAAGAAGAAGGAAAGGCACTTATTAAATATGAACCAGTTATACAAGGTATCACAAAAGCAGCTGTAAATACAGGAAGCTTTATATCTGCTGCTTCATTCCAAGAAACAACAAAAGTTTTATCAAATGCTGCCATTGAAGGAAAAGTTGACTATCTAGAAGGATTGAAAGAAAATGTAATTTTAGGTAAGAAAATTCCAGCAGGAACAGGATTTAATAAATATAAAGCTATAAAAATTAAATATAACAGTGAAGATAAACCAGAAGAGGAATAA
- a CDS encoding YicC/YloC family endoribonuclease → MRSMTGYSKLNYEDENYVINMEIKSVNNKNLATKIKLPYNLNLLESFIRGEIASLISRGSIDFRIEFENKNESLKNLKYDENLAKSCMDILNKIEEDFNDKFSNKLDFLVRNFGVISQKDLDTDEDKYKEIIDLKLKELLQNFIKTKVEEGNRLRVFFKEQLNILKSKLEQVKELRPQVVENYKQRLLNNINSIKADINFNEEDILKEVLLFSDRVDITEEISRLESHFKQLEHEFEIDEISQGKKIEFIFQEVFREFNTMGVKSNMYEISKLVVESKNELEKMREQIMNIE, encoded by the coding sequence ATGAGAAGTATGACAGGTTATTCCAAGTTAAATTATGAAGATGAAAACTATGTAATTAATATGGAAATAAAAAGTGTGAATAATAAAAATTTGGCCACTAAAATCAAGCTTCCATATAATTTAAATCTGCTTGAAAGTTTTATAAGAGGAGAAATTGCCTCTCTAATAAGTAGAGGTTCTATTGATTTTAGAATTGAATTTGAAAATAAAAATGAAAGTCTTAAAAATTTAAAATATGATGAGAATTTAGCAAAATCTTGTATGGATATTTTAAATAAGATAGAAGAAGATTTTAATGATAAATTTTCAAATAAATTAGATTTCTTAGTTAGAAATTTTGGAGTTATTTCACAAAAAGATTTAGATACAGATGAAGATAAGTATAAAGAAATCATAGATTTAAAACTTAAAGAGTTACTTCAAAACTTTATAAAAACTAAGGTTGAAGAAGGAAATAGATTAAGAGTTTTCTTTAAAGAGCAATTAAATATTCTAAAATCAAAATTAGAACAAGTAAAAGAATTAAGACCACAGGTTGTAGAAAACTATAAACAAAGATTACTAAATAATATAAATTCCATTAAAGCCGATATAAATTTTAATGAAGAAGATATTTTAAAGGAAGTTTTATTATTTAGTGATAGAGTGGATATAACAGAAGAAATATCAAGGTTAGAAAGCCATTTCAAACAATTGGAACACGAGTTTGAAATAGATGAAATCTCTCAAGGAAAAAAAATAGAATTTATTTTTCAAGAAGTATTTAGAGAGTTTAATACTATGGGAGTAAAATCAAATATGTATGAAATATCTAAATTGGTTGTTGAAAGTAAAAATGAATTGGAAAAAATGAGAGAACAAATAATGAATATTGAGTAG
- the gmk gene encoding guanylate kinase has product MSLGALYVVSGPSGAGKSTVCKLVRERLGINLSISATSRKPRNGEQDGVDYFFITAEEFERKIKNDDFLEYANVHGNYYGTLKSEVEERLKRGEKVLLEIDVQGGVQVKNKFPEANLIFFKTANKEELEKRLRGRNTDSEEVIQARLKNSLKELEYESKYDRVIINNEIEQACNDLISIIENGVR; this is encoded by the coding sequence ATGTCTTTGGGAGCTTTATATGTTGTTTCTGGTCCTAGTGGAGCAGGGAAATCAACAGTTTGTAAATTAGTAAGAGAAAGGCTTGGGATAAATTTATCTATATCTGCCACAAGTAGAAAGCCTAGAAATGGTGAACAAGATGGAGTTGACTATTTCTTTATAACAGCTGAGGAGTTTGAAAGAAAGATAAAAAATGATGATTTCTTAGAATATGCAAATGTTCATGGAAATTATTATGGTACTTTAAAATCTGAGGTTGAAGAAAGATTAAAAAGAGGCGAAAAAGTATTATTGGAAATTGATGTTCAGGGAGGAGTTCAAGTAAAGAATAAATTTCCTGAAGCAAATTTGATATTTTTTAAAACAGCTAATAAAGAAGAATTAGAAAAAAGACTTAGAGGAAGAAATACAGATAGTGAAGAAGTAATACAAGCAAGACTTAAAAATTCATTAAAAGAGCTTGAATATGAAAGTAAATATGATAGAGTTATAATAAATAATGAAATTGAACAAGCTTGTAATGATTTAATAAGTATAATTGAAAATGGAGTGAGATAA
- a CDS encoding FAD:protein FMN transferase: MRTKNKFIVFILSILSIFFISCGKEVEKIEESKFLFGTYIKIIVYSNNKEKAMESIEKAFDEIQRIDEKYNSKSEGSLIYNLNNSDNKTVKLDEEGIKLFEGVNKAYELSGHKYDVTVPPLLELWGFTDEAMELPTLKLPTKEEIEFTKTFVDYGKVKISDDGTLTMESPVKEIDTGSFLKGYAISRAKEVLKNEGIKSAFITSISSIDLIGTKPDNNAWKIGLQNPNNQSDMIGIVPLKDRAMGVSGDYQTYVEIDGEMYHHILDKDTGYPVADKKMVVVLCDNAFDADLLSTTFFLMPIDEVITYVNGRKDLDVLIVDKDMNIITSKNFKYEEIKK, from the coding sequence ATGAGGACGAAGAATAAATTTATAGTCTTTATCTTATCAATTTTAAGTATATTTTTTATTTCTTGTGGAAAAGAAGTTGAGAAAATTGAAGAATCAAAATTCTTATTTGGAACTTATATAAAAATAATAGTGTATAGTAACAATAAAGAAAAAGCTATGGAGTCTATTGAAAAAGCTTTTGATGAAATTCAAAGAATAGATGAAAAATATAACAGTAAATCTGAAGGTAGTTTGATTTATAACTTAAATAATTCTGATAATAAGACTGTAAAGCTTGATGAAGAAGGAATAAAATTATTTGAAGGTGTAAATAAAGCTTATGAATTGTCAGGACATAAATATGATGTTACAGTACCACCACTTTTAGAATTATGGGGATTTACTGATGAAGCTATGGAGTTACCAACTTTAAAGCTTCCAACAAAGGAAGAAATAGAATTTACAAAAACTTTTGTAGATTATGGAAAAGTAAAAATTTCTGATGATGGAACTCTTACAATGGAAAGTCCAGTTAAAGAAATAGATACAGGTTCCTTTTTGAAAGGATATGCAATTTCAAGAGCAAAAGAGGTTCTAAAAAATGAAGGGATAAAAAGTGCTTTTATAACTTCAATTTCAAGTATAGATTTGATAGGGACAAAGCCAGATAATAATGCTTGGAAGATAGGCTTACAAAATCCTAATAATCAAAGTGATATGATAGGGATAGTTCCTTTAAAAGATAGAGCTATGGGAGTTTCTGGAGACTATCAAACTTATGTTGAAATAGATGGAGAAATGTATCACCATATTTTAGATAAAGATACAGGTTATCCAGTGGCAGATAAAAAAATGGTAGTAGTATTATGTGACAATGCTTTTGATGCTGATTTACTTTCAACAACTTTCTTTTTAATGCCGATAGATGAGGTAATAACTTATGTTAATGGCAGAAAAGATTTAGATGTATTGATAGTAGATAAAGATATGAATATTATTACAAGTAAAAATTTTAAGTATGAAGAAATAAAAAAATAA
- the rpoB gene encoding DNA-directed RNA polymerase subunit beta, with the protein MQKLIERLDFGKIKARGKMPHFLEFQLNSYEDFLQTNMSPNKREEKGFELAFKEIFPIESSNGDVRLEYIGYELHEAEAPLNDELECKKRGKTYSNSLKVRLRLINKKMGNEIQESLVYFGEVPKMTDRATFIINGAERVVVSQLHRSPGVSFSKEVNTQTGKDLFSGKIIPYKGTWLEFETDKNDFLSVKIDRKKKVLATVFLKAVDFFKDNNEIRDYFLEVKELKLKPLYKKYSKEPEELLNLLKQELDGSIVKEDILDEETGEFIAETEAFINEEVINKLIENKVDKISYWYVGPESKLIANTLMNDTTLTEDEAVVEVFKKLRPGDQVTVDSARSLIRQMFFNPQRYDLEPVGRYKMNKRLKLDVPEDQISLTKEDVLGTIKYVIELNNGDQNVHTDDIDNLSNRRIRGVGELLLMQIKTGLAKMNKMVREKMTTQDIETVTPQSLLNTRPLNALIQDFFGSGQLSQFMDQSNPLAELTHKRRISALGPGGLSRERAGFEVRDVHDSHYGRICPIETPEGPNIGLIGSLATYAKINKYGFIETPYVKVENGVALVDDVHYLAADEEDGLFIAQADTKLDKNNKLQGLVVCRYGHEIVEIEPERVNYMDVSPKQVVSVSAGLIPFLEHDDANRALMGSNMQRQAVPLLRAEAPFIGTGLERKVAVDSGAVVTTKVSGKVVYVDGKKIIIEDKDKKEHTYRLLNYERSNQSMCLHQTPLVDLGDKVKAGDIIADGPATKLGDLSLGRNILMGFMPWEGYNYEDAILISDRLRKDDVFTSIHIEEYEIDARTTKLGDEEITREIPNVSESALRNLDENGVIMIGSEVGPGDILVGKTAPKGETEPPAEEKLLRAIFGEKARDVRDTSLTMPHGSKGVVVDILELSRENGDELKAGVNKSIRVLVAEKRKITVGDKMSGRHGNKGVVSRVLPAEDMPFLEDGTHLDVVLNPLGVPSRMNIGQVLEVHLGMAMRTLNGGTCIATPVFDGATEEQVKDYLEKQGYPRTGKVTLYDGRTGEKFDNKVTVGIMYMLKLHHLVEDKMHARAIGPYSLVTQQPLGGKAQFGGQRLGEMEVWALEAYGASNILQEMLTVKSDDITGRTKTYEAIIKGEAMPESDLPESFKVLLKEFQALALDIELCDEEDNVINVDEEIGIEDTPTEYSPQYEIEMTGLHEIDEDAEDFEE; encoded by the coding sequence GTGCAAAAACTCATTGAAAGACTTGATTTTGGAAAGATTAAAGCTAGAGGGAAAATGCCTCATTTTTTGGAGTTCCAATTAAATTCTTATGAAGATTTTTTACAAACTAATATGTCACCTAACAAAAGGGAAGAAAAAGGATTTGAATTAGCATTCAAAGAGATATTCCCAATAGAATCTTCAAATGGAGATGTAAGGCTAGAATATATAGGATATGAATTACATGAAGCAGAAGCACCATTAAATGATGAGCTTGAATGTAAAAAAAGAGGAAAGACATATTCTAATTCATTGAAAGTTAGATTAAGACTTATAAACAAAAAAATGGGAAATGAAATCCAAGAATCTTTAGTTTACTTTGGAGAAGTTCCTAAAATGACTGATAGAGCAACATTTATAATCAATGGAGCAGAAAGAGTAGTTGTGTCTCAATTACACAGATCACCAGGTGTATCTTTTAGTAAAGAAGTTAATACTCAAACAGGTAAGGACTTATTTTCTGGAAAAATAATTCCATATAAAGGAACTTGGTTAGAGTTTGAAACTGATAAGAATGACTTTTTAAGTGTAAAAATAGACAGAAAGAAAAAAGTTTTAGCAACTGTATTTTTAAAAGCAGTAGATTTCTTTAAAGATAACAATGAAATTAGAGACTATTTCTTAGAAGTAAAAGAATTGAAATTGAAACCTCTTTATAAGAAATATTCAAAAGAACCAGAAGAATTATTAAATCTATTAAAACAAGAATTAGATGGTTCAATAGTTAAAGAAGATATACTTGATGAAGAGACAGGAGAATTTATTGCTGAAACAGAAGCTTTTATAAATGAAGAAGTAATAAATAAACTAATAGAAAATAAGGTAGATAAAATTTCTTATTGGTATGTAGGACCTGAAAGTAAGTTAATTGCAAACACTTTGATGAATGATACAACTTTAACAGAAGATGAAGCTGTTGTAGAAGTATTTAAAAAGTTAAGACCAGGGGATCAAGTAACTGTTGATTCTGCTAGAAGTTTAATAAGACAAATGTTTTTTAACCCACAAAGATATGATTTAGAGCCTGTGGGAAGATACAAGATGAATAAAAGATTAAAACTTGATGTTCCAGAAGATCAAATTTCATTGACAAAAGAGGATGTTTTAGGAACTATTAAATATGTTATAGAGCTTAATAATGGTGATCAAAATGTTCATACTGATGATATAGATAATCTATCAAATAGACGTATAAGAGGAGTAGGAGAATTGCTTCTTATGCAAATCAAAACTGGACTTGCTAAGATGAATAAAATGGTTAGAGAAAAAATGACTACTCAAGATATAGAAACAGTAACTCCTCAATCATTATTAAATACTAGACCATTAAATGCTTTAATTCAAGATTTCTTTGGTTCAGGACAATTATCACAATTTATGGACCAATCAAATCCATTAGCTGAATTGACACATAAAAGAAGAATATCAGCATTAGGACCTGGTGGACTTTCAAGAGAAAGAGCAGGATTCGAAGTAAGAGACGTTCATGATTCACACTATGGAAGAATATGTCCAATAGAAACTCCAGAAGGACCAAACATTGGACTTATAGGTTCACTTGCTACTTATGCAAAAATCAATAAATATGGATTTATTGAAACTCCATATGTAAAAGTAGAAAATGGAGTAGCATTGGTTGATGATGTTCATTATCTTGCTGCTGATGAAGAAGATGGACTATTTATAGCCCAAGCCGATACAAAGCTTGATAAAAATAATAAGTTACAAGGTTTAGTAGTTTGTAGATATGGACATGAAATTGTTGAAATAGAACCTGAAAGAGTAAACTATATGGACGTTTCTCCTAAACAGGTTGTATCTGTGTCTGCAGGACTTATCCCATTCTTAGAACATGACGATGCCAACAGAGCATTGATGGGGTCAAACATGCAAAGACAAGCTGTACCTCTATTAAGAGCAGAAGCTCCTTTTATAGGAACAGGACTTGAAAGAAAGGTTGCAGTAGATTCAGGTGCAGTAGTAACTACAAAAGTGTCAGGAAAAGTAGTTTATGTAGATGGTAAAAAAATAATAATTGAAGATAAAGATAAAAAAGAACATACATACAGACTTTTAAACTATGAAAGATCTAACCAATCTATGTGTTTACACCAAACACCTTTGGTAGATTTAGGAGATAAAGTAAAAGCTGGAGATATAATTGCAGATGGACCTGCTACAAAGTTAGGAGATTTATCTTTAGGAAGAAATATTCTTATGGGATTCATGCCATGGGAAGGATATAACTACGAAGATGCGATTTTAATATCTGATAGACTTAGAAAAGATGATGTATTTACATCAATACATATTGAAGAATATGAAATTGATGCAAGAACTACAAAATTAGGTGATGAAGAAATAACAAGAGAAATCCCTAATGTGTCAGAAAGTGCCTTAAGAAATTTAGATGAAAATGGTGTAATTATGATAGGCTCAGAAGTAGGACCAGGAGATATATTAGTTGGTAAGACTGCACCTAAGGGAGAAACAGAACCGCCTGCTGAAGAAAAACTTTTAAGAGCTATATTTGGTGAAAAAGCAAGAGATGTAAGAGATACATCACTTACTATGCCTCATGGTTCTAAGGGAGTTGTTGTTGATATTCTTGAGCTTTCAAGAGAAAATGGAGATGAATTAAAGGCAGGAGTAAATAAATCTATAAGAGTTTTAGTTGCTGAAAAACGTAAAATAACTGTTGGGGATAAAATGTCAGGAAGACATGGAAACAAAGGGGTTGTTTCAAGAGTATTACCAGCAGAAGATATGCCTTTCTTAGAAGATGGAACTCACTTAGATGTTGTGTTAAACCCTCTTGGAGTACCATCTCGTATGAATATAGGACAAGTTCTTGAAGTACACTTAGGTATGGCAATGAGAACTTTAAATGGTGGAACTTGTATAGCTACACCAGTATTTGATGGTGCAACAGAAGAACAAGTAAAAGATTATCTTGAAAAACAAGGATACCCAAGAACAGGAAAAGTAACTTTATATGATGGAAGAACTGGAGAAAAGTTTGATAATAAAGTTACAGTTGGAATAATGTATATGTTAAAATTACACCACCTTGTTGAAGATAAAATGCATGCTAGAGCAATAGGGCCTTATTCATTGGTAACTCAACAACCACTTGGAGGTAAGGCACAATTTGGTGGACAAAGACTTGGGGAAATGGAAGTTTGGGCATTAGAAGCATATGGAGCATCTAATATACTTCAAGAAATGTTAACTGTAAAATCAGATGATATAACAGGAAGAACAAAAACTTATGAAGCTATAATTAAAGGTGAAGCTATGCCAGAATCGGATTTACCAGAATCTTTTAAAGTTCTTTTAAAAGAATTCCAAGCATTAGCACTAGATATAGAATTATGTGATGAAGAAGACAATGTTATAAATGTTGACGAAGAAATAGGAATTGAAGATACTCCAACAGAATACTCACCACAATATGAAATAGAAATGACTGGGCTTCATGAAATAGATGAAGATGCGGAAGATTTTGAAGAGTAA
- a CDS encoding DNA-directed RNA polymerase subunit omega: MKKDITYDELLAKIPNKYVLTIVGGERARERAKERMERGGEPLPLTKYDKKDTEMKKVFKEILAGKVGYEDEE; this comes from the coding sequence ATGAAAAAAGATATCACTTATGACGAACTATTGGCAAAGATACCAAATAAATATGTTCTTACAATAGTTGGTGGAGAAAGAGCAAGAGAAAGAGCAAAAGAAAGAATGGAAAGAGGAGGAGAACCTCTACCACTTACAAAATATGATAAGAAAGATACTGAAATGAAAAAAGTATTTAAAGAAATATTAGCTGGAAAGGTTGGCTATGAGGACGAAGAATAA